One segment of Neisseria mucosa DNA contains the following:
- the acpP gene encoding acyl carrier protein, whose amino-acid sequence MSNIEQQVKKIVAEQLGVNEAEVKNESSFQDDLGADSLDTVELVMALEEAFGCEIPDEDAEKITTVQLAIDYINAHQG is encoded by the coding sequence ATGTCAAACATCGAACAACAAGTTAAAAAAATTGTTGCTGAACAACTGGGCGTAAACGAAGCCGAAGTGAAAAATGAATCTTCTTTCCAAGACGATTTGGGTGCTGACTCTCTGGACACCGTGGAACTGGTGATGGCTTTGGAAGAAGCTTTCGGCTGCGAAATCCCTGACGAAGACGCTGAAAAAATCACTACCGTACAATTGGCTATCGACTACATCAACGCCCACCAAGGCTAA
- the fabF gene encoding beta-ketoacyl-ACP synthase II — MSQRRVVITGLGQVSPVGNDVATAWSNLLAGKSGIGRITRFDASDINSQIAGEVRDFDIGQYISAKEARRMDVFIHYGIAAALQAINDSGLDDLETLDKDRVGVNIGSGIGGLPSIEATGKAVLEGGARKINPFFIPGSLINLISGHVTILKGYRGPSYGMVSACTTGAHSIGDSARLIKYGDADVMIAGGAEGAISTLGVGGFAAMKALSTRNDDPATASRPWDKGRDGFVIGEGAGVLVLEELEHAKKRGAKIYAEIVGFGMSSDAYHITAPNEEGPALAVTRALKDAGLNPEDVDYVNAHGTSTPLGDANETKALKRALGDHAHKVIVNSTKSMTGHLLGAAGGVEALYSVLAVHEQKSPPTINIFEQDVEAGCDLDYCANEARDAKIDVAISNSFGFGGTNGTLVFKRFTG, encoded by the coding sequence ATGAGTCAGAGAAGAGTAGTCATCACAGGTCTTGGCCAAGTATCACCGGTCGGCAACGACGTCGCCACCGCATGGAGCAATCTGCTCGCAGGCAAAAGCGGCATCGGACGGATTACCCGCTTTGACGCATCCGACATCAACAGCCAAATCGCCGGCGAAGTGCGCGATTTCGATATCGGCCAATACATCAGCGCTAAAGAAGCGCGCCGCATGGACGTGTTCATCCATTACGGTATCGCCGCCGCCCTGCAAGCCATCAATGATTCAGGCTTGGACGATTTGGAAACCCTCGACAAAGACCGCGTCGGTGTCAACATCGGATCCGGTATCGGCGGCCTGCCGAGCATTGAAGCGACCGGCAAAGCCGTACTCGAAGGCGGCGCGCGCAAAATCAATCCTTTCTTTATTCCGGGCTCGTTGATCAACCTGATTTCCGGCCATGTTACCATCCTTAAAGGCTACCGCGGCCCGAGCTACGGCATGGTGTCTGCCTGTACGACCGGCGCGCACTCTATCGGCGACTCTGCACGACTGATTAAATACGGCGATGCGGATGTGATGATTGCCGGCGGTGCGGAAGGCGCGATCAGCACTTTGGGCGTGGGCGGTTTTGCTGCCATGAAGGCACTTTCCACCCGCAACGACGATCCTGCCACCGCATCCCGTCCGTGGGACAAAGGCCGTGACGGTTTCGTTATCGGCGAAGGCGCTGGCGTGCTGGTGTTGGAAGAATTGGAACACGCGAAAAAACGCGGTGCGAAAATCTACGCCGAAATCGTCGGCTTCGGTATGAGCTCCGATGCTTACCACATTACCGCTCCGAACGAAGAAGGCCCTGCATTGGCGGTTACCCGCGCGCTGAAAGATGCTGGCCTGAACCCTGAAGACGTTGATTACGTCAACGCACACGGTACGTCCACTCCGCTGGGCGATGCCAACGAAACCAAAGCCCTCAAGCGCGCACTGGGCGATCACGCGCACAAAGTCATCGTCAACTCTACCAAATCCATGACCGGACACTTGCTCGGCGCGGCAGGCGGCGTGGAAGCGTTGTACAGCGTGTTGGCGGTACACGAGCAAAAATCTCCACCGACCATCAACATTTTTGAACAAGACGTTGAAGCCGGTTGCGATTTGGATTACTGCGCCAACGAAGCGCGTGATGCGAAAATCGACGTCGCCATCTCTAATTCCTTCGGTTTTGGCGGTACCAACGGCACATTGGTATTCAAACGCTTTACAGGCTGA
- a CDS encoding rhodanese-like domain-containing protein, giving the protein MTDIIQLPPTELKQWQDEGRAFHLLDVRTDEERAICTLPAAIHIPMNLIPLRQNELPDDDLPIVVYCHHGIRSLHTAMYLEDAGFENLYNLQGGIDAWAEQIDAKMIRY; this is encoded by the coding sequence ATGACCGACATCATCCAACTCCCGCCCACCGAATTGAAACAATGGCAGGACGAAGGCCGTGCATTTCATCTGCTCGACGTCCGCACCGATGAAGAACGCGCCATCTGCACCCTGCCCGCTGCCATTCATATTCCGATGAACCTCATCCCCCTGCGCCAAAACGAGCTGCCCGACGATGATTTACCCATTGTTGTCTATTGCCACCACGGCATCCGCAGCCTGCATACGGCAATGTATTTGGAAGACGCCGGATTTGAAAACCTCTACAACCTGCAAGGCGGTATTGATGCTTGGGCGGAGCAAATCGATGCCAAGATGATTCGGTATTAA
- a CDS encoding protein-L-isoaspartate O-methyltransferase family protein yields MDFEKARFNMVEQQIRPWDVLDFDILDALEEIGREHFVGEAFQGLAYADMELPLANGHKMLEPKVVARLAQGLKLKKDETVLEIGTGSGYATALLSKLAGKVITDDIDAEQQQRAKKVLDELGFANVDYVQNNGLTEASQGAPFDAIYVGGAVDSVPEILKEQLKDGGRMVIIVGRKPVQHALLLTRNGNEFSEKVLFDTVVAHLEDKSANPFGDFDF; encoded by the coding sequence ATGGACTTTGAAAAAGCGCGTTTCAATATGGTTGAACAGCAGATTCGTCCGTGGGATGTCTTGGATTTCGACATTTTGGATGCTTTGGAGGAGATCGGGCGCGAACATTTCGTCGGCGAGGCTTTTCAAGGCTTGGCCTATGCGGATATGGAGCTGCCGCTGGCCAACGGCCATAAGATGTTGGAACCCAAAGTCGTTGCCCGCCTGGCTCAAGGTTTGAAACTGAAAAAAGACGAAACCGTCTTAGAAATCGGTACAGGCTCAGGCTATGCAACCGCCCTGCTGTCCAAACTGGCCGGCAAAGTCATTACCGACGACATCGATGCCGAGCAACAGCAACGTGCCAAAAAAGTCTTGGACGAATTGGGCTTTGCCAACGTCGATTATGTGCAAAACAACGGCCTGACCGAAGCATCGCAAGGCGCGCCTTTTGATGCGATTTATGTGGGCGGCGCAGTAGACAGCGTGCCTGAAATCTTAAAAGAGCAATTGAAAGACGGCGGCCGCATGGTCATCATTGTCGGCCGCAAACCGGTACAACACGCGCTTTTGCTGACACGCAACGGCAATGAGTTTTCCGAAAAAGTATTGTTCGACACCGTAGTGGCCCACTTGGAAGACAAATCGGCCAATCCGTTCGGCGATTTCGATTTTTAA
- the tpiA gene encoding triose-phosphate isomerase produces MYHQIGMWDQKWVIGNWKMNGRLQNNNALMHRFRVMPTAERVLIGLAAPTVYLLQLHNAMQIVLNNRILTCAQDVSRFPNNGAYTGEVSAEMLADIGTDIVLIGHSERSLYFGEKNEIQRRKMENVLNVGLIPLLCVGESLEEREAGKEHEVIAHQLSILQGLNTQNIAVAYEPVWAIGTGKVATVEQIADMHAFIYKEILSLCGSDVKIRVLYGGSVKADNAADIFAVPHVDGALVGGASLSYDSFTAIINAAQAS; encoded by the coding sequence ATGTATCACCAAATCGGAATGTGGGATCAAAAATGGGTTATCGGCAACTGGAAAATGAACGGCCGACTCCAAAACAACAATGCACTTATGCACCGCTTCCGCGTCATGCCAACCGCCGAACGCGTATTAATCGGCCTGGCTGCCCCGACCGTGTATCTGTTGCAACTGCACAACGCCATGCAAATCGTTTTGAACAACCGCATCTTGACCTGTGCGCAAGACGTGAGCCGTTTCCCGAATAACGGCGCGTACACCGGCGAAGTGTCCGCCGAAATGCTTGCCGACATCGGTACAGACATCGTCCTCATCGGCCACTCCGAGCGCAGCCTTTATTTCGGCGAGAAAAACGAAATCCAACGCCGTAAAATGGAAAACGTCCTCAACGTCGGCCTGATTCCATTGTTGTGCGTCGGCGAAAGCCTGGAAGAGCGCGAAGCCGGTAAAGAACACGAAGTCATTGCCCATCAGCTTTCCATCCTGCAAGGTCTGAACACCCAAAACATTGCCGTTGCCTACGAGCCGGTTTGGGCGATCGGCACAGGCAAAGTCGCCACCGTCGAACAAATTGCCGACATGCACGCATTTATCTACAAAGAAATCTTGTCTTTGTGCGGAAGCGATGTTAAAATCCGCGTTCTTTACGGCGGAAGTGTGAAAGCGGATAACGCAGCCGACATCTTCGCAGTACCTCATGTAGACGGCGCATTGGTTGGTGGCGCGTCATTATCCTATGACTCCTTTACCGCCATCATCAACGCAGCACAAGCCTCGTAG
- the secG gene encoding preprotein translocase subunit SecG — protein MEAFKTLIWIINIISALFVIVLVLLQHGKGADAGATFGSGSGSAQGVFGSAGNANFLSRSTAVAATFFFATCMAMVYIHTHSNKHGLDFSDVKQTQQAPKPATPAQNDTTPVAPNPQQQ, from the coding sequence ATGGAAGCCTTTAAAACCCTTATTTGGATTATTAATATTATTTCCGCTCTATTCGTAATCGTGTTAGTATTGCTGCAACACGGTAAAGGTGCGGATGCCGGCGCAACATTCGGTTCCGGCAGCGGTAGCGCGCAAGGCGTATTCGGTTCTGCCGGTAATGCCAACTTCCTCAGCCGCTCGACTGCCGTTGCTGCAACATTTTTCTTTGCGACCTGCATGGCAATGGTGTATATTCACACCCACTCCAATAAGCACGGTTTAGACTTCAGCGATGTGAAGCAGACCCAACAGGCTCCTAAGCCTGCAACGCCTGCCCAAAACGATACAACTCCTGTTGCTCCGAATCCTCAGCAGCAGTAA
- a CDS encoding UbiX family flavin prenyltransferase: MKRLVVGISGASGFQYGVKALQLLREHQIETHLVVSQGAEMTRALETDYTKEDVYALADVVHSVRNVGASIASGSFLTDGMLIAPCSMKTLASVAHGFADNLLSRAADVTLKERRRLVLMVREAPLNLAHIDNMRRVTEMGGIVFPPVPALYQKPESIDDMITHSVSHALDLFGIVQTDAPRWQG, translated from the coding sequence ATGAAGCGTTTGGTTGTCGGCATCAGCGGTGCCAGCGGTTTTCAGTATGGCGTGAAGGCTTTGCAGCTTTTGCGTGAGCATCAGATAGAAACGCATTTGGTGGTTTCGCAAGGGGCGGAGATGACCCGCGCTTTGGAAACGGATTACACCAAAGAAGACGTTTATGCTTTGGCGGATGTCGTGCATTCTGTCCGTAATGTCGGGGCAAGTATTGCCAGCGGTTCGTTTTTGACGGACGGAATGTTGATTGCGCCGTGTTCAATGAAAACTTTGGCTTCGGTTGCTCACGGGTTTGCCGATAATTTGCTCAGCCGTGCGGCGGATGTAACGTTGAAAGAGCGGCGCAGACTGGTGTTGATGGTGCGTGAAGCGCCGTTAAACTTGGCACACATCGACAATATGCGCCGTGTAACAGAGATGGGCGGCATTGTGTTTCCTCCCGTTCCGGCTCTGTATCAGAAGCCCGAATCCATTGATGATATGATTACGCACAGCGTGTCTCATGCTTTGGACTTGTTCGGTATTGTTCAAACCGATGCGCCGCGCTGGCAGGGCTGA
- a CDS encoding pyridoxamine 5'-phosphate oxidase family protein: MQAIPANIVKFLSNHHVVSIAAVADGEVWAACCFYVFDEANARLIVLTSLKTKHGGLMSRSAKVAGTIAGQPDSITKISGVQFAATAALIEDEADLKAAQSLFYKAHPAARVMKSDVWALNLDNVKFTDNKLVFAQKTYWNRED; the protein is encoded by the coding sequence ATGCAAGCGATTCCTGCCAATATTGTTAAATTTTTGAGCAATCATCATGTCGTCAGTATTGCTGCGGTGGCAGATGGCGAAGTTTGGGCGGCTTGTTGTTTTTATGTGTTTGATGAAGCCAATGCCCGCCTGATTGTGCTGACTTCTTTGAAAACAAAGCATGGCGGACTGATGAGCCGTTCTGCCAAAGTAGCCGGCACCATCGCCGGTCAGCCTGACAGTATCACGAAAATCAGCGGTGTTCAGTTTGCGGCGACTGCCGCTTTGATTGAAGATGAAGCGGATTTGAAAGCGGCGCAGTCTTTATTTTACAAAGCGCATCCTGCCGCCAGGGTGATGAAAAGTGATGTCTGGGCGTTGAATTTGGATAATGTAAAATTCACTGACAATAAATTGGTATTCGCACAAAAAACGTATTGGAATCGTGAGGATTAA
- the ppk2 gene encoding polyphosphate kinase 2 produces the protein MADHQLEPFENVELGEKQDQLQVFEKAVLEHEGRGSDEDSSSAPLPANYPYKQRMRRSVYEKEKQKLQIELLKVQSWVKDSGQRIVSLFEGRDAAGKGGTIKRFMEHLNPRGARVVALEKPTTTERGQWYFQRYIQNLPTAGEMVFFDRSWYNRAGVERVMGFCEPNEYLLFMRQTPELERMLVASGIHLFKFWFSVSREEQLRRFISRRDDPLKHWKLSPVDIQSLDRWDDYTEAKNAMFFHTHTGDAPWVIIRSDDKKRARLNCIRYFLHQLDYPGKDVKAIGKVDDKIVLIPDTRYKEKTVDIGHD, from the coding sequence ATGGCAGACCACCAACTAGAACCGTTCGAGAATGTTGAACTGGGCGAGAAACAAGACCAGCTGCAAGTATTCGAAAAGGCTGTTTTGGAACACGAAGGACGCGGTTCAGACGAAGATTCCAGCAGCGCACCGCTTCCTGCCAACTACCCGTACAAACAACGTATGCGCCGTTCTGTTTACGAAAAAGAAAAACAGAAACTGCAAATCGAATTATTGAAAGTACAAAGCTGGGTCAAAGATTCCGGCCAACGCATCGTCAGCCTATTTGAAGGCCGCGATGCAGCCGGTAAAGGCGGTACCATCAAACGTTTTATGGAACATTTGAACCCGCGCGGCGCACGCGTTGTCGCACTGGAAAAACCGACCACGACCGAACGCGGCCAATGGTATTTCCAACGCTACATCCAAAACCTGCCGACCGCAGGCGAAATGGTATTCTTCGACCGTTCATGGTACAACCGTGCCGGCGTAGAACGCGTCATGGGCTTCTGCGAACCTAACGAATACCTACTCTTCATGCGTCAAACCCCTGAATTGGAACGTATGCTTGTTGCCAGCGGCATCCACCTGTTCAAATTCTGGTTCTCAGTATCCCGTGAAGAACAACTCCGCCGCTTCATCTCCCGTCGTGACGACCCCCTGAAACACTGGAAACTGTCCCCTGTGGACATCCAGTCGCTCGACCGCTGGGACGACTACACCGAAGCCAAAAACGCCATGTTCTTCCACACCCACACCGGCGACGCGCCTTGGGTCATCATCCGCTCCGACGACAAAAAACGCGCACGTTTGAACTGTATCCGCTACTTCCTGCACCAGCTGGACTATCCGGGCAAAGACGTGAAAGCCATCGGCAAAGTGGACGATAAAATTGTTTTGATTCCCGACACACGTTACAAAGAAAAAACCGTAGACATCGGACACGATTAA
- a CDS encoding bifunctional chorismate-binding protein/class IV aminotransferase, translating into MPYFALFDDAVSGRAKLYQNHVESHRFYHNELDSLTSILQAGWKKGLHAVLFADYEFGLPLMDIPSGHSGSLRLHWFADYSEIDAENWLANHSDGLEAGISIPRFSVSEADYLEHIRQIHEAIRRGDTYQINYTVRLHLQAYGNPIQLYRRLRQPVPYAVLSCLPDGVGQDAWTLCFSPELFLRIDSDGLITTEPMKGTAPILHDGQDERRAVELQNDPKNRAENVMIVDLLRNDLGKIAQTGKVRVPEPFKVSRFGSVWQMTSAIEAQALAGVSVADILRAAFPCGSITGAPKRMSMQIIESLESEPRGLYTGSIGFLHPCDTGLGFEGVFNVVIRTLSLKPVSDGLYQGVYGVGSGIVIDSDPEAEYRECGWKARFLNDLRPDFGIFETMRVEDKQCRLLDLHLGRLNSSAQAFNLPWPQNAIEQIQHYIDALPNGLFRVKAALFSDGLALSHAAVSELDGQQYVILSEHTLSQRDYLRRFKTTRREIFDQAWKTAEGQGAFDSLFFNSDGLLLEGGRSNVFIKYQGQWLTPSLDLDILNGVMRQAVLKQPRLLGADTIKETRITRSMLENAEEIRLSNALRGVFAVSLRK; encoded by the coding sequence ATGCCTTATTTCGCCCTGTTTGACGATGCCGTGAGCGGCCGAGCAAAACTCTATCAAAATCATGTAGAAAGCCATCGGTTTTATCATAACGAACTGGATTCGTTAACAAGTATTTTGCAAGCTGGCTGGAAAAAGGGTTTGCATGCAGTGTTGTTTGCAGACTACGAATTCGGATTGCCGCTGATGGATATTCCGTCTGGCCACAGTGGCAGTCTGCGTTTGCACTGGTTTGCCGATTATTCCGAAATCGATGCCGAAAACTGGCTGGCCAATCATTCAGACGGCCTTGAGGCAGGTATTTCTATTCCCCGATTCTCCGTATCCGAAGCCGATTATCTCGAGCATATCCGTCAAATCCACGAAGCCATCCGCCGCGGCGATACCTATCAAATCAATTACACCGTACGCCTGCACCTGCAAGCATACGGCAATCCGATCCAGCTTTACCGCCGCTTGCGCCAGCCTGTGCCGTATGCCGTTTTGTCTTGTCTGCCCGACGGGGTAGGGCAGGACGCGTGGACTTTGTGTTTTTCTCCCGAACTTTTCCTCAGAATCGATTCAGACGGCTTGATTACAACTGAGCCGATGAAAGGCACTGCGCCGATTCTTCACGATGGGCAAGATGAACGCCGCGCCGTTGAATTGCAAAACGATCCGAAAAACCGCGCCGAAAATGTGATGATTGTCGATTTGTTGCGCAACGACCTCGGCAAAATCGCGCAAACAGGCAAAGTACGCGTGCCTGAACCGTTTAAAGTTTCCCGTTTCGGCAGTGTTTGGCAGATGACCAGTGCCATCGAAGCGCAGGCGCTGGCTGGTGTTTCGGTTGCCGATATTCTCCGTGCAGCCTTCCCGTGCGGCAGTATCACCGGCGCACCCAAACGCATGAGTATGCAGATTATTGAGTCCCTTGAATCCGAACCGCGCGGTTTGTACACAGGCAGCATCGGCTTTTTGCATCCGTGTGATACGGGTTTGGGGTTTGAAGGCGTGTTTAATGTCGTGATCCGCACTTTATCTCTGAAGCCGGTTTCAGACGGCCTTTATCAAGGTGTTTATGGCGTGGGTTCGGGGATTGTGATTGATAGCGATCCGGAGGCCGAATATCGCGAGTGCGGTTGGAAGGCGCGTTTTCTCAATGACTTGCGGCCTGATTTCGGTATTTTTGAAACCATGCGCGTGGAAGACAAACAATGCCGTTTGCTTGATTTGCATTTGGGCCGTCTGAACAGCTCGGCGCAAGCGTTTAACCTGCCTTGGCCTCAAAATGCAATAGAGCAAATCCAACATTATATAGATGCATTGCCAAATGGGTTGTTTAGAGTCAAAGCAGCCTTGTTTTCAGACGGCCTTGCATTGAGCCATGCGGCTGTTTCTGAATTGGATGGGCAACAATATGTCATCCTGAGTGAACACACATTAAGCCAACGCGATTATCTGCGCCGTTTTAAAACCACACGCCGTGAAATTTTTGACCAAGCATGGAAAACGGCAGAAGGGCAGGGCGCATTTGACAGCTTGTTTTTCAATTCAGACGGCCTGTTGTTAGAGGGTGGAAGAAGCAATGTGTTTATCAAATATCAGGGACAATGGCTTACGCCGTCTTTGGATTTGGATATTTTGAACGGAGTGATGCGCCAAGCGGTATTGAAGCAGCCGCGGCTTTTAGGTGCGGATACAATCAAAGAAACCCGCATCACGCGTTCTATGTTGGAAAATGCGGAAGAAATCCGCTTGAGCAATGCTTTAAGGGGCGTGTTTGCGGTTTCGCTCCGTAAATAA
- a CDS encoding ParB/RepB/Spo0J family partition protein yields the protein MAKAKGGLGRGLDSLISNAVDSSSSDRLTTVAIADIQPGRYQARVQMDDEALQELADSIKAQGIIQPVIVRERGLSQYELIAGERRWRASQLAGLTEIPVVIKTISDETALAMGLIENLQRENLNPIEEAQGLKRLADEFGLTHETIAKAVGKSRSAISNSLRLLSLPEPVQEMLYQRRLEMGHARALLTLHVVDQLELAQKTVKNGWSVREVERRSQLAHQKAKPEAAKTISPDIRRINDALTEHLGVNAEVKTSNQKKGKIVLHFDTPETFEYLLKQLGINQAF from the coding sequence ATGGCAAAAGCAAAAGGTGGATTGGGACGCGGTTTGGATTCGCTGATATCCAATGCGGTGGACAGCAGCAGTAGCGACCGCCTGACAACGGTTGCCATCGCCGATATTCAGCCCGGCCGCTATCAGGCGCGTGTGCAAATGGATGACGAAGCCTTGCAGGAATTGGCTGACTCCATTAAAGCGCAAGGTATTATCCAGCCGGTTATCGTACGCGAACGTGGTCTGTCTCAATATGAATTGATTGCCGGCGAACGCCGTTGGCGTGCTTCCCAGTTGGCCGGTTTGACCGAAATTCCCGTCGTCATCAAAACCATCAGCGACGAAACCGCGTTGGCCATGGGTTTGATTGAAAATCTGCAACGCGAAAACCTCAATCCGATTGAAGAAGCGCAAGGTTTGAAACGCCTCGCCGACGAATTCGGTCTGACTCACGAAACCATCGCAAAAGCCGTCGGTAAAAGCCGTAGTGCCATCTCCAACAGCCTGCGTCTGTTGAGCCTGCCTGAGCCGGTTCAGGAAATGCTTTACCAACGCCGTCTGGAAATGGGTCATGCCCGTGCGTTGCTGACCTTGCATGTGGTCGATCAATTGGAGTTGGCGCAAAAAACCGTCAAAAACGGCTGGTCGGTGCGCGAAGTAGAACGCCGCAGCCAATTGGCACATCAAAAAGCTAAGCCCGAAGCAGCCAAAACCATCAGCCCGGATATCCGCCGCATCAATGATGCATTGACCGAGCATTTGGGTGTTAATGCCGAAGTCAAAACCAGTAATCAGAAAAAAGGCAAAATCGTGCTGCATTTTGATACGCCGGAAACATTCGAATATTTGCTGAAGCAGTTGGGCATCAATCAAGCGTTCTAA
- a CDS encoding ATP synthase subunit I, with the protein MNQIVPLQVIVLLIISVVCALFSGLPGFLSALAGGFSYIVPTLVAVLLLKFSRRNPELQSSMFVGGEVLKVVLSLVSMLVVFAIWHRSLVFYPFLLAFLGVSHLVFLVLLRVKHYGR; encoded by the coding sequence ATGAATCAGATAGTCCCATTGCAAGTGATTGTATTATTAATAATTTCAGTTGTTTGTGCATTATTTTCCGGATTGCCCGGCTTCCTCTCTGCTTTGGCGGGAGGATTTTCGTACATTGTCCCTACCCTTGTTGCAGTTTTACTTTTAAAGTTTTCCCGACGAAATCCCGAGTTGCAAAGCTCGATGTTTGTCGGCGGAGAGGTTTTAAAAGTAGTGCTGTCGCTGGTATCTATGTTGGTCGTTTTCGCGATATGGCATCGATCACTGGTATTTTACCCATTTTTATTGGCGTTTCTTGGCGTCAGTCATTTGGTTTTTTTAGTATTGTTGAGAGTAAAACACTATGGCAGGTGA
- the atpB gene encoding F0F1 ATP synthase subunit A: MAGETMTAADYIKHHLQSLTSMSDVTQGQGLKNIADFSFINLDAIFFAVLLGVIGSFLLWRGAKKATAGVPGRFQAAVEILFEFVDDMCKSIIHNEQSRKAVAPLGLTLFVWILLMNAMDMLPVDLLPMAWQGITGNHHALLRVVPTADLNTTLALAIGVLLICIYYNVKIKGLGGWIHELFCAPFGPWLAPANFLLNLVEFLSKTVSHGMRLFGNMYAGELVFLLIALLGGAWASTGSVETLDPILFVFHLIAGLAWAIFHILVITLQAFIFMALAFVYIGQAHDAH, from the coding sequence ATGGCAGGTGAAACTATGACCGCTGCCGACTACATCAAGCACCACTTGCAAAGCTTGACCAGTATGTCGGATGTTACTCAGGGTCAAGGACTGAAAAACATTGCTGATTTTTCGTTCATTAACCTTGATGCAATCTTTTTTGCCGTTCTGTTGGGCGTAATCGGCAGCTTCCTTTTGTGGCGCGGTGCCAAAAAAGCGACGGCCGGCGTTCCCGGTCGTTTTCAAGCGGCTGTTGAAATTCTGTTCGAATTCGTGGATGACATGTGTAAAAGCATTATCCATAACGAACAATCGCGTAAAGCCGTTGCCCCGTTGGGTCTGACCTTGTTTGTCTGGATTCTCTTGATGAATGCCATGGATATGCTGCCGGTTGATTTGCTGCCGATGGCATGGCAAGGCATTACCGGTAATCATCATGCCCTGTTGCGTGTCGTGCCGACAGCTGACTTGAATACGACTTTGGCTCTGGCGATTGGCGTATTGCTGATCTGTATTTATTACAATGTCAAAATCAAAGGCCTTGGCGGTTGGATTCACGAGTTGTTCTGCGCACCTTTTGGTCCGTGGCTTGCTCCGGCCAACTTCCTGCTGAACTTGGTAGAGTTTTTGTCCAAAACCGTATCCCACGGTATGCGGTTGTTTGGTAATATGTATGCTGGCGAGCTGGTGTTCCTGTTAATTGCCCTGTTGGGCGGTGCATGGGCGTCAACCGGCAGTGTTGAAACTTTGGATCCGATTTTATTTGTGTTCCACCTGATTGCCGGTTTGGCTTGGGCGATTTTCCACATTTTGGTCATCACCTTGCAGGCATTTATTTTCATGGCGTTGGCGTTCGTATATATCGGACAGGCGCATGATGCACACTAA
- the atpE gene encoding F0F1 ATP synthase subunit C translates to MGLIAIACGLIVALGALGASIGIAMVGSKYLESSARQPELIGPLQTKLFLIAGLIDAAFLIGVAIALLFAFVNPFGGA, encoded by the coding sequence ATGGGTTTGATTGCTATCGCATGTGGTTTGATCGTTGCCTTGGGCGCATTGGGTGCCTCTATCGGTATCGCAATGGTTGGTTCTAAATACTTGGAATCTTCTGCTCGCCAACCTGAGCTGATCGGTCCGCTGCAAACTAAACTGTTCTTGATCGCTGGTCTGATCGATGCGGCTTTCTTGATCGGTGTGGCTATTGCCCTGTTGTTCGCCTTCGTTAACCCGTTTGGTGGTGCGTAA
- a CDS encoding F0F1 ATP synthase subunit B has translation MNINATLFAQILVFFGLVWFTMKFVWPPIAKALDERAAKIAEGLAAAERGKSDFEQAEKKVAELMAEGRNQVTEMVANAEKRAAKIVEEAKEQASHEAARIAVQAKADVEQEVNRAREVLREQVASLAVKGAESILRKEVDASKHADLLSALKQEL, from the coding sequence GTGAATATTAATGCAACCTTATTTGCGCAAATCCTAGTTTTCTTTGGCTTGGTTTGGTTTACGATGAAATTCGTATGGCCTCCGATTGCCAAAGCATTGGATGAGCGTGCCGCAAAAATCGCCGAGGGCTTGGCTGCCGCCGAGCGCGGTAAGAGCGATTTTGAGCAGGCAGAGAAAAAAGTTGCAGAACTTATGGCCGAAGGGCGTAATCAGGTAACCGAAATGGTTGCCAACGCCGAAAAACGTGCTGCGAAAATTGTAGAAGAAGCCAAAGAGCAAGCTTCTCATGAAGCAGCACGCATTGCAGTCCAAGCAAAAGCTGATGTAGAGCAAGAAGTTAACCGTGCACGCGAAGTGTTGCGTGAACAGGTCGCTTCATTGGCTGTTAAAGGTGCGGAATCTATCCTGCGTAAAGAAGTCGATGCTTCCAAACATGCAGATCTGCTCAGTGCCTTAAAACAGGAGCTGTAA